Genomic window (Pirellulales bacterium):
CAATTTGTACAATTGATGTAGGGGTAACCGACTCGGGCGTTCTGCGGATCCCGCATCTCGGCCAGGCAGTCTGCGCAAACCGCTAGATCGGGCGCTATGCGGACCGTAGGCGGAGATCCGCCATGGCTGGCCCGAATAGAAAACTCAGATGTTCCTTGCGGTTCGACGTCGCGAATCGCAAGCCGAGTAACGTGCGCCGCCGGGGGAGTGCTGGTCCTGAGTGCGCTGAGAAACGATGCTAGTTCTGCCGGCGGTGCTTCGGCATGAATTTCCACGCCAGCAGTGTCGTTCAATACCCAACCCGCCACACCATGTTTGGCCGCCGTACGATAGACAAACGGTCGAAATCCGACGCCTTGCACGATACCGGCAATTGAGATTCGCCGGGCGATGCGATTGGTAGATGCCGGCAGCACGGTCATCGGACCCCACTTCCTACAAGCGACGAGCGCAGCACGTGGTAAATCGACGCTTGCACTTCTTGAATCCGGGGAACGTAATCGGAACGAACGACGAGCACGTGATCCGCCAGCCGATCTCGCACGATATCCCCGCCGTCGTAGCCCAACAGTGCAATCGTCATCATGCTACGTTTGCGCGCTTCGCTTAAGGCCAGGGCGATATTCTTCGATTTACCGCTGGTGGAAATCGCGATCGCCACATCCTGCGGTCTTCCCACGGCGATCAATTGCCGCGAAAACGCCACTTCGACGCCTACGTCGTTCGCGATTGCTGTCAGTACCGCTGGGTCCATGGACAACGAAATCGCCGGTATGGTCCCCCTATCGCCGCCGAGGCAATCCAACACGAAATCGTTCGCGTCAGTGGCCGATCCGCCATTGCCGAAGACGATCAAGGCGCCTCCCGCGTCAATGCGTTCTTGAGTCGCCGAGGCAACGGCCGCGAACTGTTCCGCTTGCTCAGCGACAAAACGTTGCCGCAGGCGCGTGTCTTCGGCCGCCTTTTGCTCAATCGATGCGGCGACGTCGGCCAGCGTGGCTTCGACTGACCGGTCGCCCTGTGCCAGAAATGGGTACAGAAAGGCCGATGCGCCGACGTCTTCTCCTCGTCCCTGCTGCTCGAAGAAGACATGCACGGTTTCCCACAGCGTGTGGTACATCAGTTCTGTGATTTCCTGATGGATGAACGGATCATCGGTCGCCGGCGCAAGCGGTACATCATCGAGTTGACCTGGCCAACGGCAGACGAGCGATTCGCACGCTGCCGCGGGTGCCAGTAGTTCCTCGAGATCAGCAGCTCCTCGTGGCGGCCCAAATCCCATCACGATATCATCGGGGCGAGCGAGTGCGGCGAGCGCCGACGGACAATGCGAAAGGTCCACTGCCGGGAGGGCGCGCTTGCCGACAATGATCGGATGCATAAACTCGACCGCCACATGCTGAGCGTCTGTCGAGTAAGGCCCCAGGCCCAACGTCAGCAGTCGCCCGCCTCGAGAAAAGCGTTGCGACATTTTCAGACACACGCGGGCGAGAGCGGCGGCGTGCCGTGCCATATAAGTTGCGAACAACTCATTCCGCGTTTGGAACTGCCGCCGCAGAGGCGAAATCGTATCGACAGCGTGAATCATAGGTGCGCTCAGCAAATGCGTGGGAGCGGATCTCCAATTAGCATGTCGACAACGCGAGTACCACCGTAGGCGCTGCGAGCCACGACTCGGGAGTACGGTCCTGCGATTATTTCCCCTAGAATGCAGGCCTGCTCGCCGCCTGGCACGCCGCGCAACACTTCTAGCGCCCGCGACGCCATCCCAGCCGAAACGACGGCGACAAATTGACCTTCGTTGGCGACTTGCAATGGGTCCAACCCTAGCAACTCGCACGCGCCGCGAACTGCGGAATCGACCGGAACGGCCTCTTCCTCGATTGAAATCATGCGCTGAGCGTCGCGAGCTAACTCGTTGAGAACCGTGGCGACGCCCCCGCGCGTGGCGTCGCGCATCCATTTAATCTCGCCGCCAACGTGCTCAACAATCGCCGCGACAAGGTGGGTTAGCGGACGCGTGTCGGAAAGAATGTCGGCTTCGACGTCCAACTCTGCGCGGGCTAGCATAATCGCCATGCCGTGATTACCGATCGGCCCGGATAGGAGCACACAATCGCCAATTTCGACGCGATCGGGCCGCAGATCGACGCGCGGGTCAACGAGGCCCAGCCCCGTAGTTGATATGTATAGTCCATCGGCGCGGCCATGCTCGACGACCTTGGTGTCGCCGGTGGCAATCGGTAGGCCGACGCGTTCGGCGGCCGTGGCCATCGCGCGGACTTCTTCGCGCAAGACGTCGGCCGGCAGGCCTGCTTCGAGAATGAACGCGGCCGTGAGCGCCAATGGCTTCGCGCCAGAGACGGCTAGATCGTTAACCGTTCCGTTCACGGCCAGTTCGCCGATCGATCCCCCCGGAAAGCGCAGTGGGTGCACAACATAGCTGTCCGATGTGATTGCCAGGCGGCCGCCGGGAATTAAAAACGTCGCCGCATCCGCCAATGGGTTGAGCAAGGAATTAGCAAACGCTGGCAAGAACACGCCTTCGACCAGCTGTCGACTTGCTTCTCCTCCCGCGCCATGAGCCATCGAAATCTGCTTGCTGTGAAACTGGACCGGACGCTGCGCGGTGGCCATGCGGAGCCATTCTTTCTAGCCAAGTGTTACGAGTTGTGGCGCGCCGCGATATTTGAAATGGGCCGCGCAAGCGCCTTCGGGGGAAACCATCAGGGCGCCGATCGGTTGCTCTGGTGTGCATTCCTTGCCGAATAACTTGCACTGGTGGGGCTTCAATACCCCCTTGAGTACTTCGCCGCATTGGGCCGCTTTAGGATCAGCGACGCACACACCCCGGATCGGCAGCGTTCGCTCAGCATCCCACTCGGCGAACTCGCCTCGAAGCCGTAGTGCCGAATGCGAAATAAAACCCATACCGCGCCATTCAAAATGGGCACGGACCTCGAACACTTCGGCCAGCACCCGTAGCGCCGCAAGGTTTCCTTCCCAAGGCACAACCCGCGCATATTGGTTTTCTACCTTGGCAATGCCGTCGCGAAGTTGCCGTAACACCATGACGAGCGACTGCAGTATGTCGAGCGGCTCGAATCCCGAGACGGCAATCGGGCACCCGTAATCTCGGACAATAAACTCGTAAGGTCGGCAACCAATTACGGTAGACACGTGTCCCGGGCCGATAAATCCGTCCAGCCGCATATCAGGCGAATCCAGAATAGCGCGGATTGCCGGGATGATCGTGACATGGTTGCAAAACACGGCGAAGTTCCGCACGCGATTCGCTCGCGCCTTGAGGAGCGTCAGCGCGGTAGACGGCGCGGTTGTCTCGAATCCGATGGCAAAGAAGACGACCTGGCGGTCGGGGTTCGCTTCGGCAATTTTCAAAGCGTCCAGCGGCGAATAGACAATCCTCACGTCGGCGCCACGCGCTTTGCTTTCCAGCGGACTCCCCTGCGAGCCTGGGACACGCATCATGTCCCCAAACGCAGTGAAAATGACATGTGGGTCGCCGGCCAGTTCCAACCCATCGTCGAT
Coding sequences:
- a CDS encoding SIS domain-containing protein, producing MIHAVDTISPLRRQFQTRNELFATYMARHAAALARVCLKMSQRFSRGGRLLTLGLGPYSTDAQHVAVEFMHPIIVGKRALPAVDLSHCPSALAALARPDDIVMGFGPPRGAADLEELLAPAAACESLVCRWPGQLDDVPLAPATDDPFIHQEITELMYHTLWETVHVFFEQQGRGEDVGASAFLYPFLAQGDRSVEATLADVAASIEQKAAEDTRLRQRFVAEQAEQFAAVASATQERIDAGGALIVFGNGGSATDANDFVLDCLGGDRGTIPAISLSMDPAVLTAIANDVGVEVAFSRQLIAVGRPQDVAIAISTSGKSKNIALALSEARKRSMMTIALLGYDGGDIVRDRLADHVLVVRSDYVPRIQEVQASIYHVLRSSLVGSGVR
- the hypE gene encoding hydrogenase expression/formation protein HypE → MATAQRPVQFHSKQISMAHGAGGEASRQLVEGVFLPAFANSLLNPLADAATFLIPGGRLAITSDSYVVHPLRFPGGSIGELAVNGTVNDLAVSGAKPLALTAAFILEAGLPADVLREEVRAMATAAERVGLPIATGDTKVVEHGRADGLYISTTGLGLVDPRVDLRPDRVEIGDCVLLSGPIGNHGMAIMLARAELDVEADILSDTRPLTHLVAAIVEHVGGEIKWMRDATRGGVATVLNELARDAQRMISIEEEAVPVDSAVRGACELLGLDPLQVANEGQFVAVVSAGMASRALEVLRGVPGGEQACILGEIIAGPYSRVVARSAYGGTRVVDMLIGDPLPRIC
- the hypD gene encoding hydrogenase formation protein HypD, yielding MKYVDEFRDPTMIARAFEEIRTLADPARHYRIMEVCGGHTHAIFRFGLKDLLPPNVELIHGPGCPVCVLPMGRIDDGLELAGDPHVIFTAFGDMMRVPGSQGSPLESKARGADVRIVYSPLDALKIAEANPDRQVVFFAIGFETTAPSTALTLLKARANRVRNFAVFCNHVTIIPAIRAILDSPDMRLDGFIGPGHVSTVIGCRPYEFIVRDYGCPIAVSGFEPLDILQSLVMVLRQLRDGIAKVENQYARVVPWEGNLAALRVLAEVFEVRAHFEWRGMGFISHSALRLRGEFAEWDAERTLPIRGVCVADPKAAQCGEVLKGVLKPHQCKLFGKECTPEQPIGALMVSPEGACAAHFKYRGAPQLVTLG